One genomic region from Amycolatopsis sp. FBCC-B4732 encodes:
- a CDS encoding cytochrome P450 → MVTLPGTVSRATEALRERVPPLTALPLPRGVDERWLRSRWPVKELAAPPAGSGLKPVLGDEGPPVVGHMLEMMRFGPAFGLRRHELYGPVSWTAGFGRRIVALSGPEATQIALVNKDKAFSQEGWKFFIEKFFERGLMLMDFGEHHLHRRIMQEAFTRQRLTGYVNEMGPALREGVASWESSGRPRLYWSLKQLTLDVATRVFMGMRSGADAHRINRAFVNSVRAGTAFVRFPVPGGRWAAGLHGRRVLERYFGENLPAKRASDGDDLFSALCHATTEDGDRFSDTDIVNHMIFLMMAAHDTTTITSSAMAYYLAKHPEWQERARAESLALGEDVLDIDAVDKLETLDLVMKEALRLVAPVPSLTRQTVKDTEVLGHYIPAGTLVGVSPTINHFTPECWTNPFEFDPERFAEPRREDKSHRMAWMPFGGGAHKCIGLHFGGLEVKLLMHEMLRAYRWSVPESYTAKWDYVSLPVPADGLPVRLTPR, encoded by the coding sequence ATGGTCACTTTGCCGGGCACCGTGAGCCGAGCCACCGAAGCACTGCGTGAACGCGTGCCGCCCTTGACGGCGCTCCCCCTCCCCCGCGGGGTCGACGAACGCTGGCTGCGGTCGCGCTGGCCGGTCAAGGAACTCGCGGCACCGCCCGCGGGCAGCGGCCTCAAGCCCGTGCTCGGCGACGAAGGCCCGCCGGTGGTCGGGCACATGCTCGAGATGATGCGCTTCGGCCCCGCGTTCGGCCTCCGCCGCCACGAGCTCTACGGCCCGGTGTCGTGGACCGCCGGCTTCGGGCGGCGGATCGTCGCGCTGTCCGGGCCGGAAGCCACGCAGATCGCGCTCGTCAACAAGGACAAGGCGTTCTCGCAGGAGGGCTGGAAGTTCTTCATCGAGAAGTTCTTCGAACGCGGCCTGATGCTGATGGACTTCGGCGAGCACCACCTGCACCGCCGGATCATGCAGGAGGCGTTCACCCGGCAGCGGCTGACCGGCTACGTCAACGAGATGGGTCCCGCGCTGCGCGAAGGCGTCGCGAGCTGGGAGTCGAGCGGGCGGCCGCGGCTGTACTGGTCGCTCAAGCAGCTGACCCTCGACGTCGCGACGCGCGTGTTCATGGGCATGCGCAGCGGCGCCGACGCGCACCGGATCAACCGCGCGTTCGTCAACTCCGTGCGCGCCGGCACCGCGTTCGTGCGCTTCCCGGTGCCGGGCGGGCGCTGGGCGGCCGGCCTGCACGGGCGGCGCGTCCTCGAGCGCTACTTCGGCGAGAACCTCCCGGCCAAGCGGGCTTCCGACGGCGACGACCTGTTCTCCGCGCTCTGCCACGCCACCACCGAGGACGGCGACCGGTTCAGCGACACCGACATCGTCAACCACATGATCTTCCTGATGATGGCCGCGCACGACACGACGACCATCACCAGCAGCGCCATGGCGTACTACCTGGCCAAGCACCCGGAGTGGCAGGAGCGCGCCCGCGCGGAGTCGCTCGCGCTGGGCGAGGACGTCCTCGACATCGACGCCGTCGACAAGCTCGAGACGCTCGACCTGGTCATGAAGGAGGCGCTGCGGCTGGTCGCGCCGGTGCCGTCGCTGACCCGCCAGACCGTCAAGGACACCGAGGTGCTCGGGCACTACATCCCGGCGGGCACGCTGGTCGGCGTCTCGCCCACGATCAACCACTTCACGCCGGAGTGCTGGACGAACCCCTTCGAGTTCGACCCCGAGCGGTTCGCCGAGCCGCGCCGCGAGGACAAGTCGCACCGGATGGCGTGGATGCCCTTCGGCGGCGGCGCGCACAAGTGCATCGGGCTCCACTTCGGCGGCCTCGAGGTGAAGTTGCTGATGCACGAAATGCTGCGCGCCTACCGCTGGTCGGTTCCGGAGAGTTACACCGCGAAGTGGGATTACGTCTCGTTGCCGGTCCCGGCCGACGGCCTGCCGGTCCGGCTGACGCCTCGCTGA
- a CDS encoding diguanylate cyclase domain-containing protein — MARRWAATLADTKGVTLPPEELEPLLLEVATEAADHAGSRHDGALQRFSALYAASPMGIALADPDGDIVEANLALGQLLGCSPEKLRGKHLTDLGSTDHDVSRLKAGLEQVRTARERYQERMLLDHAEDGQLWTDVTVARLPGDRPGSVYPVLMVSDANELHLLQERLLHQNVHDPLTGLPNASSFTTTLEAALGAGAHDDIALIYLDVDGFKVINDGLGAGVGDQVLRGVAGKLSAVFTGHHGGFVARLSGDGFAVLLRGELSATEVVELVERALEDLNEPIYLGGHGIGVSASAGIVVRAAVEGGAAELLRAAEIALHRAKEAGKAQWMLFDPELDARDRGRYQLGAVIAGALENGEFSLVYQPTVRLARPAELAAVNAGLRWNHPEKGELSSDEFYPLAQTTGMTVPLGRWLLAESLAATARWRTRFGEAAPDVCVRLPARLAIDPDLVLLVKEQLDKHELPAKALRLCTDRDSVLDPGGEVLESFAVLSDLGAQLVLTISGSADLELIPQHDLPIRHVILSGPVIDALDAPEPAEADVRHLTQLITRARELELRVGAEGVRTHEQATRLRQLGVLAARGPFVTDSATGDEVDELIARHPG; from the coding sequence GTGGCCCGCCGGTGGGCGGCGACGTTGGCCGACACCAAAGGAGTAACACTTCCCCCGGAGGAGCTCGAACCCCTCCTGCTCGAGGTCGCGACCGAGGCCGCCGACCACGCCGGCTCGCGCCACGACGGCGCGCTGCAGCGGTTCTCCGCGCTCTACGCCGCGTCCCCGATGGGGATCGCGCTGGCCGACCCGGACGGCGACATCGTGGAGGCCAACCTCGCGCTCGGTCAGCTGCTCGGCTGCTCGCCGGAGAAGCTGCGCGGCAAGCACCTCACCGACCTCGGCTCGACCGACCACGATGTCTCGCGGCTCAAGGCCGGGCTCGAGCAGGTGCGCACCGCGCGCGAGCGGTACCAGGAGCGGATGCTGCTCGACCACGCCGAGGACGGGCAGCTCTGGACCGACGTCACGGTCGCCCGGCTGCCCGGCGACCGGCCGGGGTCGGTGTACCCGGTGCTGATGGTCTCCGACGCGAACGAGCTGCACCTGCTGCAGGAACGGCTGCTGCACCAGAACGTGCACGACCCGCTGACCGGGCTGCCGAACGCGTCGTCGTTCACCACCACGCTGGAAGCGGCGCTCGGCGCCGGTGCGCACGACGACATCGCGCTGATCTACCTCGACGTCGACGGCTTCAAGGTGATCAACGACGGCCTCGGCGCCGGCGTCGGCGACCAGGTGCTGCGCGGGGTGGCGGGCAAGCTGTCGGCGGTCTTCACCGGCCACCACGGCGGGTTCGTCGCGCGGCTGTCCGGCGACGGCTTCGCGGTGCTGCTGCGCGGCGAGCTCTCGGCCACCGAGGTCGTCGAGCTGGTCGAGCGCGCGCTGGAGGACCTCAACGAGCCGATCTACCTGGGCGGGCACGGCATCGGCGTCAGCGCGAGCGCGGGCATCGTGGTGCGCGCGGCCGTCGAGGGCGGCGCGGCGGAGCTGCTGCGGGCGGCGGAAATCGCGCTGCACCGCGCCAAGGAGGCCGGCAAGGCGCAGTGGATGCTGTTCGACCCGGAGCTGGACGCCCGCGACCGCGGCCGCTACCAGCTCGGCGCGGTGATCGCGGGCGCGCTGGAGAACGGCGAGTTCTCGCTCGTCTACCAGCCGACGGTCCGGCTCGCCCGCCCGGCCGAGCTCGCCGCCGTCAACGCCGGGCTGCGGTGGAACCACCCGGAGAAGGGCGAGCTGAGCTCCGACGAGTTCTACCCGCTCGCCCAGACGACGGGCATGACGGTGCCGCTCGGCCGCTGGCTCCTGGCCGAGTCCCTGGCGGCGACGGCCCGCTGGCGCACCCGCTTCGGCGAGGCGGCGCCCGACGTCTGCGTCCGCCTCCCGGCGCGCCTGGCCATCGACCCGGACCTGGTCCTGCTGGTGAAGGAGCAGCTGGACAAGCACGAGCTGCCGGCGAAGGCCCTGCGCCTGTGCACCGACCGCGACTCGGTCCTCGACCCGGGCGGCGAGGTCCTGGAGTCGTTCGCGGTGCTGTCCGACCTCGGCGCCCAGCTGGTCCTGACGATTTCGGGCTCGGCGGACCTGGAGCTGATCCCCCAGCACGACCTCCCGATCCGCCACGTGATCCTGTCCGGCCCGGTGATCGACGCGCTCGACGCCCCGGAGCCGGCGGAGGCGGACGTCCGCCACCTGACCCAGCTGATCACCCGCGCCCGCGAGCTGGAGCTGCGCGTCGGCGCGGAGGGCGTCCGCACGCACGAGCAGGCGACCCGGCTGCGGCAGCTGGGCGTCCTGGCGGCGAGGGGCCCGTTCGTGACGGATTCGGCGACGGGCGACGAGGTCGACGAGCTGATCGCGCGGCACCCGGGCTGA
- a CDS encoding AraC family transcriptional regulator has translation MDVLGDLFRDVRAHGSLFGSSALSPPWSLHFVDGAPLTLCTVLDGAGWIVPEDGPPVPLRAYETVVVRGPGTFRFVDDPGTRAETVACGEFCAEPDQGGTRHRRGWYDPGTGATTLIVGAYPVGGELSRPLLDALPVVLRVAGGGTGDAVLDHLAAEVAADTPGQQVVLDRLLDWMLVCTLREWFDRPGGEPPAWWTAQRDPVVGHALRLLHDEPAAPWTVGALAGRAGVSRSTLAKRFADLVGEPPLTYLTRRRMTLAADRLLDGASVATVAREAGYADPFAFSAAFKRVRGVNPSGFRKHRPPEKTATQVLSDRQQGCIVEG, from the coding sequence ATGGACGTTCTGGGTGACCTCTTCCGCGACGTGCGGGCGCACGGCTCGCTCTTCGGCAGCTCCGCGCTCTCCCCGCCCTGGTCGCTGCACTTCGTCGACGGGGCGCCGCTCACCCTCTGCACCGTCCTCGACGGCGCGGGCTGGATCGTGCCCGAAGACGGCCCGCCGGTGCCGCTGCGCGCCTACGAGACCGTCGTCGTGCGCGGGCCCGGGACCTTCCGGTTCGTCGATGACCCCGGTACCCGCGCCGAAACCGTTGCCTGCGGGGAATTCTGCGCCGAGCCGGACCAGGGCGGGACCCGGCACCGGCGGGGGTGGTACGACCCCGGGACCGGCGCCACGACCCTGATCGTCGGGGCCTACCCCGTCGGCGGGGAGCTCAGCCGCCCGCTGCTGGACGCCCTGCCCGTCGTGCTGCGCGTGGCCGGCGGGGGCACCGGGGACGCCGTGCTCGACCACCTCGCCGCCGAAGTCGCCGCCGACACGCCGGGGCAGCAGGTCGTCCTGGACCGGCTGCTCGACTGGATGCTCGTCTGCACGCTGCGCGAGTGGTTCGACCGGCCCGGCGGCGAGCCCCCGGCCTGGTGGACCGCCCAGCGCGACCCCGTCGTCGGCCACGCGCTGCGGCTGCTGCACGACGAGCCCGCGGCGCCGTGGACGGTGGGCGCGCTGGCCGGCCGGGCCGGCGTGTCGCGGTCGACGCTCGCCAAGCGCTTCGCCGACCTCGTGGGCGAACCGCCGCTGACCTACCTCACCCGCCGCCGGATGACGCTCGCCGCCGACCGCCTCCTCGACGGCGCCAGCGTGGCGACGGTCGCGCGCGAAGCCGGGTACGCCGACCCCTTCGCGTTCAGCGCCGCCTTCAAGCGCGTGCGCGGGGTCAACCCGAGCGGGTTCCGGAAGCACCGACCACCCGAAAAGACGGCGACCCAGGTGTTGTCAGACCGTCAACAAGGGTGCATCGTGGAGGGGTAG
- a CDS encoding LCP family protein — protein sequence MAMTYRGDDGGRRMPPPRPPAGRSREHQRAQMMPLPGRGRSPYDERTRPMGEPEPQYAPPPPPRREPPRPADDYPPSRPPRRRRWSFGKVLGTLVLVFVVFLAGIWVYLEFSIKRVDALADYSGRPVAESGTNWLIVGSDSREGLTAEDEERLATGDVAAAGGGQRTDTIMVAHIPDNDTKPTLLSLPRDSQVKIPGHGTNKINAAFSLGGPKLLAQTVEGATGLHLDHYAEIGFGGFAKIVDAIGGVDMCIDKDMNDTMTGISIKAGCQSLDGRSALGFVRMRHSDATPRSDLDRVANQRKFIGALVSQIASPGTLLNPFDFFPLLSSAPDALTMDSSDHVHNLAGLAIAMRGISSGGVVTTTVPVTSGSAENWDKNKSKQLFDALKNDSAVPDSVIVN from the coding sequence ATGGCGATGACGTACCGAGGCGACGACGGCGGGCGCCGGATGCCGCCGCCCCGGCCGCCCGCCGGGCGCTCCCGGGAGCACCAGCGCGCGCAGATGATGCCGCTGCCCGGGCGCGGCCGGAGCCCGTACGACGAGCGCACCCGCCCGATGGGGGAGCCCGAGCCCCAGTACGCGCCGCCCCCGCCCCCGCGCCGCGAGCCCCCGCGCCCGGCCGACGACTACCCGCCGTCCCGCCCGCCGCGGCGGCGCCGGTGGAGCTTCGGCAAGGTCCTGGGCACGCTGGTGCTGGTCTTCGTCGTCTTCCTCGCCGGCATCTGGGTCTACCTGGAGTTCTCGATCAAGCGCGTCGACGCGCTCGCCGACTACTCCGGCCGCCCGGTCGCCGAGTCCGGCACCAACTGGCTGATCGTCGGCTCGGACAGCCGCGAAGGCCTCACGGCCGAGGACGAGGAGCGGCTGGCCACCGGCGACGTCGCCGCGGCGGGCGGCGGGCAGCGCACCGACACGATCATGGTCGCGCACATCCCGGACAACGACACGAAGCCGACGCTGCTGTCGCTGCCGCGCGACTCCCAGGTGAAGATCCCGGGCCACGGCACGAACAAGATCAACGCGGCCTTCTCCCTCGGCGGCCCGAAGCTGCTCGCGCAGACCGTCGAAGGCGCCACCGGCCTGCACCTCGACCACTACGCGGAGATCGGCTTCGGCGGCTTCGCCAAGATCGTCGACGCGATCGGCGGCGTCGACATGTGCATCGACAAAGACATGAACGACACGATGACCGGCATCAGCATCAAGGCCGGCTGCCAGTCCCTCGACGGCCGCTCCGCGCTGGGCTTCGTCCGCATGCGCCACAGCGACGCGACCCCGCGCTCGGACCTCGACCGCGTCGCCAACCAGCGCAAGTTCATCGGCGCGCTGGTCAGCCAGATCGCGAGCCCGGGCACGCTGCTCAACCCGTTCGACTTCTTCCCCCTGCTGTCCTCGGCCCCGGACGCGCTGACGATGGATTCGAGCGACCACGTCCACAACCTGGCGGGCCTGGCGATCGCGATGCGCGGCATTTCTTCGGGCGGCGTGGTGACGACGACGGTGCCGGTGACGAGCGGGTCGGCGGAGAACTGGGACAAGAACAAGTCGAAGCAGCTGTTCGACGCGCTGAAGAACGACTCGGCGGTGCCGGACAGCGTCATCGTCAACTGA
- a CDS encoding peroxiredoxin, whose protein sequence is MDAGDLAPDFTLPDDRGADRTLSDFLATGPVVLFFYPAAMTGGCTAESCHFRDLAAEFAEVGAHRIGISPDGVTKQRQFSEANGFDYPLLSDVDGEVAKQFGVWRKLLPLHAKRATFVIGEDRKVLEKIKSELNFTVHADQALKVLRERNKVS, encoded by the coding sequence ATGGACGCCGGAGACCTCGCCCCCGACTTCACGCTGCCCGACGACCGGGGGGCCGACCGCACGCTGTCGGACTTCCTGGCCACCGGGCCGGTCGTGCTGTTCTTCTACCCCGCCGCCATGACCGGGGGCTGCACCGCCGAGAGCTGCCACTTCCGCGACCTCGCCGCGGAGTTCGCCGAGGTGGGCGCGCACCGGATCGGGATCAGCCCGGACGGTGTCACCAAGCAGCGGCAGTTCTCCGAAGCCAACGGCTTCGACTACCCGCTGCTGTCCGATGTGGACGGCGAGGTCGCGAAGCAGTTCGGCGTCTGGCGGAAACTCCTGCCGCTGCACGCCAAGCGCGCCACGTTCGTGATCGGCGAGGACCGGAAGGTGCTCGAGAAGATCAAGAGTGAGCTGAACTTCACGGTCCACGCCGACCAGGCGCTCAAGGTGCTGCGGGAGCGCAACAAGGTGTCCTGA
- a CDS encoding GNAT family N-acetyltransferase: METPAESYRVDEFTLARWQFADGPELTATVGGSLDHIGAWMIWATGGYSADDSAEFLRRTRANWETGETHDFAIRVGGAIAGAIGTMARDGGVEIGYWLADGYTGRGLITRAAGFLTAEAFRLGAGYVEIKHDELNVRSGAVPERLGFTKVREEPVEKPLAPSCAGTNHVWRRERP, translated from the coding sequence ATGGAGACCCCGGCCGAGTCGTATCGCGTGGACGAATTCACCTTGGCCCGCTGGCAGTTCGCCGACGGGCCCGAACTCACCGCGACCGTCGGCGGGTCCCTCGACCACATCGGCGCGTGGATGATCTGGGCGACCGGCGGGTACTCCGCCGACGACTCCGCCGAGTTCCTGCGCCGCACCAGGGCGAACTGGGAGACCGGCGAAACCCACGACTTCGCGATCCGCGTCGGCGGCGCGATCGCGGGCGCCATCGGCACGATGGCCCGGGACGGCGGCGTCGAGATCGGCTACTGGCTCGCGGACGGCTACACCGGGCGCGGCCTGATCACCCGGGCCGCCGGGTTCCTGACGGCGGAAGCGTTCCGGCTCGGCGCGGGCTACGTCGAGATCAAGCACGACGAGCTGAACGTCCGAAGTGGAGCGGTGCCCGAGCGCCTCGGGTTCACCAAGGTGCGCGAGGAACCCGTGGAGAAGCCGCTCGCTCCGTCGTGCGCGGGCACCAACCACGTCTGGCGGAGGGAGAGGCCGTGA